A single region of the Thermoflexus sp. genome encodes:
- a CDS encoding HDIG domain-containing metalloprotein, with translation MPTREDAWALVCEFTRSENLRRHMLAVEAAMRAYARHFGEDEESWGIVGLLHDFDYERYPQVAPDGHPNQGARILRERGWPEDIIRSILSHATEVTGVPRITLRDKALFAVDELTGLITAVALVRPDRSLYSVTVDSIFKKWKDKRFAAGVNRADIERGAAELGVPLDQHVAMVLQAMQGIAPILGLDGSSR, from the coding sequence ATGCCCACCCGGGAGGATGCGTGGGCGCTGGTTTGCGAGTTCACCCGGAGCGAGAACCTTCGCCGTCATATGCTGGCGGTGGAAGCGGCGATGCGGGCATATGCCCGCCACTTCGGAGAGGATGAAGAATCATGGGGGATCGTCGGTCTGCTGCACGATTTCGACTATGAGCGCTATCCTCAGGTAGCCCCGGATGGCCACCCCAATCAGGGGGCCCGGATCCTCCGGGAGCGGGGCTGGCCGGAGGATATCATCCGATCGATCCTTTCCCATGCCACGGAAGTTACCGGGGTCCCCCGCATCACCCTTCGGGATAAGGCGCTGTTCGCCGTCGATGAGCTCACCGGGCTGATCACCGCCGTGGCCCTGGTCCGGCCGGATCGTAGCCTTTACAGTGTGACGGTGGATTCGATATTTAAAAAATGGAAAGATAAACGGTTCGCCGCGGGGGTGAATCGCGCCGATATCGAGCGCGGGGCAGCGGAGCTGGGCGTTCCCCTGGATCAGCATGTGGCCATGGTGTTGCAGGCCATGCAGGGAATCGCCCCGATTCTCGGCCTGGATGGTTCCTCCCGATGA
- a CDS encoding CinA family protein, with amino-acid sequence MDHQGLDRAARVGMALKKRGWRLAVAESCTGGLLGHRLTSIPGSSAYFLGGVIAYRNESKVRILNVREETLARFGAISAEAAREMAAGVRRLFGADLALAITGVAGPDPEEGKPVGEIHIALAGPEGIQTYQIMGGPDRQENKALAVEAALELLEAMLEGNPPQQIP; translated from the coding sequence ATGGACCATCAGGGGCTGGATCGAGCTGCCCGCGTGGGGATGGCATTGAAAAAACGGGGATGGCGGCTGGCGGTGGCCGAGTCATGCACCGGGGGCCTGCTCGGCCACCGCCTCACCAGCATCCCGGGCAGTTCCGCTTATTTCCTGGGGGGCGTGATCGCCTACCGAAATGAGAGCAAGGTTCGCATCCTGAATGTCCGGGAAGAGACGCTGGCTCGATTTGGGGCCATCAGCGCCGAGGCCGCCCGGGAGATGGCCGCGGGGGTCCGCCGGCTGTTCGGGGCCGACCTCGCCCTCGCCATCACCGGCGTCGCCGGCCCGGACCCCGAGGAGGGCAAGCCGGTGGGCGAGATACACATCGCTCTGGCTGGCCCGGAGGGGATCCAGACCTACCAGATCATGGGCGGGCCGGATCGCCAGGAGAACAAAGCCCTCGCGGTCGAAGCCGCGCTGGAGCTGCTGGAGGCCATGCTGGAGGGAAACCCCCCTCAACAGATCCCCTGA
- a CDS encoding response regulator transcription factor, translated as MARTSDQEHASLWVVFDGPSPDIHLLQILRRHGFRVEAVTVDSAFSALRARRSQGGVKGQVPAMVIMDRLNASRGMELYQQLQHRMRIPILLIVDRESAPLWDRRDDGILVAPFSARRLLHRVRALLTHGLEEEEDTIVVGPFRLNTARQVLQRGDSVYCLTPKQCRLLAILMRRAGHVVPRRDLIRWVWGAEIPSRSRTLDVHIRWLRRILEEDPTHPRYLETVRRVGYRFRAP; from the coding sequence TCGCCGGATATTCATCTGCTTCAGATCCTAAGACGCCATGGCTTCCGTGTGGAAGCCGTGACGGTGGACTCGGCGTTCTCTGCCCTTCGGGCGCGAAGATCCCAGGGAGGAGTAAAAGGGCAGGTGCCCGCGATGGTGATCATGGATCGCCTGAACGCCTCTCGAGGGATGGAGCTCTACCAGCAGCTCCAGCATCGGATGAGGATCCCGATCCTCCTGATTGTAGATCGCGAATCCGCTCCTCTTTGGGATCGTCGGGACGATGGCATCCTGGTGGCACCCTTCTCGGCTCGGCGTTTGCTGCATCGGGTGCGGGCTTTGCTTACCCATGGTCTGGAAGAGGAGGAGGATACGATTGTGGTCGGGCCGTTCCGGTTAAACACGGCTCGGCAGGTTCTGCAACGAGGAGATTCCGTTTATTGCCTCACCCCCAAGCAGTGTCGTCTGCTGGCTATCCTGATGCGCCGGGCCGGCCATGTGGTCCCACGACGGGATCTCATCCGCTGGGTTTGGGGAGCGGAGATCCCTTCCCGCAGTCGCACTCTGGATGTTCATATCCGCTGGCTCCGCCGTATCCTCGAGGAGGATCCTACCCATCCCCGTTATCTGGAAACGGTTCGTCGGGTAGGTTACCGCTTCCGTGCTCCATAG
- a CDS encoding LysM peptidoglycan-binding domain-containing protein — protein MTETRSAGPFRRCPQCGMPVSRRSRTCWRCGADLTRPSEIPEPEPEPPVPWRSALLGATLIFLILAGGSWWVLRMARAAMTRPTPTSTWTSTPTRTLTPTFTPTPTWTPTPIPPLQHQVQAGETLLDIAMRYGVPVDAIRQLNNLSGDLIVVGQVLLVPVYTPTPILATPTLPPGVTPSPTPRPDKIVHVVQPGETLLAIAQQYGVSLQAIQAANGIANPERIQAGQTLVIPLATPTPAPGPTPTPTPTPEPTYPPPPLLYPPDGAQVEGSGLPVLLQWVSIGQLEVGEWYEVRLFREDGAEIGKFRTRSTAWHVPATMLQAAVSEDHAFHTFRWTVQVVRRVVEQDGAVRFIPAGPASARTFRWRAGEPPPAPTR, from the coding sequence ATGACGGAAACCCGTTCTGCTGGTCCCTTCCGCCGGTGCCCTCAGTGCGGGATGCCGGTCTCCCGTCGGTCCCGCACCTGCTGGCGCTGCGGGGCTGATCTCACACGGCCTTCTGAAATCCCAGAGCCGGAGCCGGAGCCACCTGTTCCCTGGCGGTCTGCCTTGCTGGGGGCCACGCTGATCTTCCTGATCCTGGCAGGGGGAAGCTGGTGGGTCCTCCGGATGGCCCGGGCGGCGATGACTCGCCCGACACCCACGTCGACCTGGACGTCCACGCCCACTCGGACGCTCACTCCCACCTTCACGCCGACCCCTACCTGGACCCCCACGCCGATCCCTCCGCTCCAGCACCAGGTTCAGGCCGGGGAGACCCTTTTGGATATCGCCATGCGTTACGGGGTCCCGGTGGATGCGATCCGTCAGCTGAATAACCTGTCCGGGGACCTCATTGTAGTCGGGCAGGTGCTGCTGGTTCCGGTTTACACGCCCACACCGATCCTGGCGACGCCGACCTTACCACCCGGGGTCACTCCCTCTCCGACGCCGCGACCCGATAAAATCGTTCATGTGGTTCAGCCGGGGGAGACGCTGCTGGCGATCGCCCAGCAATATGGGGTCTCCCTGCAGGCGATCCAGGCGGCGAACGGGATCGCAAACCCGGAGCGGATCCAGGCGGGCCAGACCCTGGTGATCCCGCTGGCCACGCCCACCCCGGCACCGGGCCCGACTCCAACGCCGACGCCCACGCCGGAACCTACTTATCCGCCGCCGCCGTTGCTATATCCACCGGATGGGGCCCAGGTCGAAGGATCGGGACTGCCGGTGCTGCTCCAGTGGGTCTCGATTGGGCAGCTGGAGGTGGGGGAATGGTATGAGGTTCGGTTGTTCCGGGAGGATGGCGCAGAGATCGGAAAATTCCGCACGCGATCGACGGCCTGGCATGTCCCAGCGACCATGCTTCAAGCAGCGGTCAGCGAGGACCATGCCTTCCACACCTTCCGCTGGACCGTCCAGGTCGTGCGTCGGGTGGTCGAGCAGGATGGAGCGGTGCGCTTTATCCCCGCTGGTCCCGCGTCCGCGCGGACTTTCCGATGGCGTGCCGGCGAGCCGCCTCCCGCGCCCACGCGATGA
- a CDS encoding glycerophosphodiester phosphodiesterase, with translation MDFFRSDRPLNLAHRGASRIAPENTLRAFRLALELGADGFELDVHLSRDGIPVVLHDADLRRTTDGSGRVWEKTVAELKALDAGAWKDPRFAGERIPTLDEVFEAFGDRALYNIELKAFTPWSVRWVRAVVERVRRYGLAGRVLLSSFNPLALRWAWRLAPEIPRGLLIGPELPLPLRRAWFAFLAPHQARHLHVRMIDEETVRWCRRHGYAVVAWTANQVEEMRRLIHLGVAAIITDEPDRLARLLAEESR, from the coding sequence ATGGATTTCTTCCGATCCGATCGCCCACTGAATCTCGCCCACCGGGGGGCCAGCCGGATCGCTCCGGAGAACACCCTGAGGGCTTTCCGTCTGGCCCTGGAGCTGGGAGCCGATGGCTTTGAGCTGGATGTCCACCTCTCCCGGGACGGCATCCCGGTGGTCCTGCACGATGCCGACCTCCGCCGGACCACGGATGGTTCCGGCCGGGTATGGGAGAAGACGGTTGCGGAGCTGAAAGCGCTGGATGCGGGCGCATGGAAGGACCCTCGCTTCGCCGGCGAGCGGATCCCCACCCTGGATGAGGTTTTCGAGGCTTTTGGGGATCGGGCTCTTTACAACATCGAGTTAAAGGCCTTCACCCCGTGGAGTGTCAGGTGGGTTCGCGCTGTGGTGGAGCGGGTGCGCCGATATGGGCTTGCCGGGAGGGTGTTGCTCTCCTCGTTTAATCCCCTGGCCCTGCGGTGGGCCTGGCGGCTGGCGCCGGAGATCCCCCGCGGCCTTCTTATAGGCCCTGAATTGCCTCTTCCCCTGCGCCGGGCCTGGTTCGCGTTCCTGGCCCCACACCAGGCGCGCCATCTGCATGTTCGGATGATCGACGAGGAAACGGTTCGCTGGTGTCGCCGGCATGGATACGCCGTGGTCGCATGGACGGCGAACCAAGTGGAGGAGATGCGCCGGCTGATCCATCTGGGCGTGGCCGCGATCATCACCGATGAGCCCGATCGTCTCGCCCGTTTACTGGCGGAGGAATCCAGGTGA
- the recO gene encoding DNA repair protein RecO — protein MDRERLYRTEAIVLRGSDFGEADRLLTLLTPEFGKLRVLAKGVRKIRSRKAGHLERFMRTSLLLARGRELDVISQAEVIAAHPHLREDLIRSAMAHYAAELAEIFAPEGEESRALYRLLADTLDRLDMEEELQRIVRYYELHLLEIAGFRPQVEFCVGCGEPLREERGPYGFDPPRGGVLCPRCAPRFPAARPLSRRALKAMRFALRSPYSAFRDAPFSPQTLQEIGELVGRHFLAILERRPRSLAFLSELTRASLAGGKLSAPEDQP, from the coding sequence ATGGATCGGGAACGCCTTTATCGAACCGAGGCCATTGTGCTCCGGGGATCAGATTTCGGGGAGGCGGATCGTCTGCTCACCCTGCTGACGCCGGAGTTTGGGAAGCTCCGGGTGCTGGCCAAGGGCGTGCGGAAGATCCGGAGCCGGAAAGCCGGACACCTGGAGCGGTTCATGCGGACGTCCCTGCTCCTGGCCCGGGGACGGGAGCTGGATGTGATCAGCCAGGCGGAGGTGATCGCCGCCCACCCTCATCTGCGTGAGGATCTGATCCGCAGCGCAATGGCCCATTATGCGGCGGAGCTGGCGGAGATCTTCGCTCCCGAGGGGGAGGAGAGCCGGGCGCTGTATCGATTGCTGGCAGACACGCTGGATCGGCTGGACATGGAAGAGGAGCTCCAGCGGATCGTCCGTTATTATGAGCTCCATCTCCTGGAGATCGCCGGGTTCCGCCCCCAGGTGGAATTCTGTGTGGGGTGCGGGGAACCCCTCCGGGAGGAACGCGGGCCCTACGGCTTCGACCCCCCACGGGGAGGCGTCCTCTGCCCCCGATGCGCCCCGCGATTCCCGGCGGCCCGTCCGCTGAGCCGTCGGGCCCTCAAGGCGATGCGCTTCGCGCTCCGAAGCCCTTACTCCGCCTTCCGGGATGCCCCTTTCAGCCCGCAGACGCTCCAGGAGATCGGGGAGCTGGTGGGCCGGCACTTCCTGGCCATCCTGGAGCGCCGACCTCGCTCTCTGGCGTTCCTCAGCGAGCTCACCCGCGCGTCCCTGGCAGGGGGCAAGCTCAGCGCGCCCGAGGATCAGCCATAG
- a CDS encoding glycoside hydrolase family 1 protein yields MVEFTFHFPSGFLWGTATSSHQVEGENTLNDWWLWEQEPGRIREGHRSGRACDWWRNAEADFDRAAAMGQNAHRLSIEWSRIEPRDGVFDDTPLDRYRAMLQALRDRGIEPMVTLHHFTNPIWLAEQGGWENPAVVDRFERYVRRAVSALKDLCRLWCTINEPNVLAYMGWNEGKWPPGKRDFQLSIQVLRHLMHAHARAYHAIHEIQPEAQVGIAHHMVLFEPARPSSPLDRMVTRLHDRMFNRLALDAIVAGREPGIFSFRTIAMLRGTCDFIGLNYYTRRLSAFDRHSRATLFGRTFLNPHGELSDGEYGEVFPEGLYRLLKRLARFGKPIYITENGIPDADDDQRPRFLVRHLHAMWRAIQQNVPVKGYFHWTLVDNFEWAEGWTLRFGLIELDPETQARRPRRSADLYAEVCRANALSSEVIARYTPELLSEMFGLS; encoded by the coding sequence ATGGTGGAATTCACCTTTCATTTCCCTTCGGGCTTCCTCTGGGGGACCGCGACCTCCAGCCATCAGGTGGAGGGGGAGAACACGCTCAACGATTGGTGGCTCTGGGAGCAGGAGCCGGGCCGGATCCGGGAGGGACATCGCTCCGGCCGGGCCTGCGACTGGTGGCGCAATGCGGAAGCCGATTTCGATCGCGCGGCCGCCATGGGCCAGAACGCCCACCGGCTCTCCATCGAGTGGAGCCGGATTGAGCCCCGCGACGGGGTCTTTGATGATACCCCCCTCGATCGCTACCGGGCCATGCTTCAGGCCCTTCGGGATCGAGGGATCGAGCCGATGGTCACCCTGCACCATTTCACCAACCCCATCTGGCTGGCGGAGCAGGGAGGCTGGGAGAACCCCGCCGTCGTCGACCGCTTTGAGCGTTATGTGCGCCGGGCGGTGAGCGCCTTGAAGGACCTCTGTCGCCTCTGGTGCACGATCAACGAACCCAACGTCCTGGCCTACATGGGATGGAACGAGGGGAAATGGCCTCCAGGAAAGCGGGATTTTCAACTTTCCATCCAGGTGCTCCGCCATCTCATGCACGCCCATGCCCGGGCCTATCACGCTATCCACGAAATCCAGCCTGAGGCCCAGGTCGGGATCGCCCACCATATGGTGCTCTTCGAGCCGGCCCGCCCTTCCTCCCCTCTGGATCGCATGGTAACCCGCCTGCACGACCGCATGTTTAACCGCCTGGCCCTGGACGCCATAGTGGCCGGACGGGAACCGGGGATCTTCTCCTTCCGCACGATCGCTATGCTTCGAGGAACCTGCGATTTTATCGGGCTGAATTATTACACCCGACGCCTCTCCGCTTTCGATCGACACTCCCGAGCCACGCTATTCGGGCGCACCTTCCTGAACCCCCACGGCGAGCTCAGCGATGGAGAGTATGGAGAAGTCTTCCCGGAAGGCCTTTACCGCCTGCTCAAGCGGCTCGCCCGCTTCGGGAAGCCTATCTATATCACTGAGAACGGAATCCCGGATGCGGATGACGATCAGCGCCCCCGCTTCCTGGTGCGCCATCTCCACGCGATGTGGCGGGCGATCCAGCAGAACGTCCCGGTGAAGGGCTACTTCCACTGGACCCTGGTGGATAACTTCGAGTGGGCGGAGGGGTGGACGCTGCGCTTTGGCCTGATCGAGCTGGATCCGGAAACCCAGGCCCGTCGCCCGCGGCGCAGCGCCGATCTTTACGCAGAGGTCTGTCGGGCCAATGCGCTGAGCTCGGAGGTGATCGCCCGCTATACCCCCGAGCTCCTTTCGGAGATGTTCGGGCTCTCGTAG
- a CDS encoding SDR family NAD(P)-dependent oxidoreductase — MEIRGRVMLVTGAGRRLGQAIALGLARAGAHVAVHFHTAAEEAAETVRRIREMGVDAEAFPADLRDPSQIPALMEAVVRRFGRLDGLVNAAAVMRVTRWHELTPEQWDEILALNLRAPMFCAQAAARHMEEGGIVNIADGSAMKPWPDYLAHTVSKSGLVALTRALALALAPRIRVNAVIPGPILKPVHWEEERWARLIRRVPMGRAGTAEEVVRAVRYLIEADYVTGAILIVDGGHHLV, encoded by the coding sequence ATGGAGATTCGGGGACGGGTCATGCTGGTGACAGGGGCAGGGCGACGGCTGGGCCAGGCGATCGCGCTGGGCCTGGCCCGGGCGGGCGCCCATGTGGCGGTTCATTTCCACACCGCCGCCGAAGAAGCCGCGGAGACCGTGCGCCGGATCCGGGAGATGGGTGTGGATGCGGAAGCTTTTCCCGCAGACCTGCGGGATCCCTCGCAGATCCCCGCCCTGATGGAGGCCGTGGTTCGCCGATTCGGACGGCTGGACGGGCTGGTGAACGCGGCGGCGGTGATGCGGGTGACACGGTGGCACGAGCTGACGCCAGAACAATGGGACGAGATCCTGGCCCTTAACCTGCGGGCGCCGATGTTCTGCGCCCAGGCTGCGGCGCGCCATATGGAAGAAGGCGGGATCGTCAACATTGCGGACGGCTCGGCCATGAAACCGTGGCCGGATTACCTGGCCCACACCGTTTCCAAATCCGGCCTGGTCGCCCTGACCCGGGCTCTGGCCCTCGCCCTGGCCCCCCGTATCCGGGTGAACGCGGTGATCCCGGGCCCGATCCTCAAGCCGGTGCACTGGGAGGAGGAACGCTGGGCCCGTCTCATCCGTCGGGTGCCCATGGGGCGCGCCGGCACGGCCGAGGAGGTCGTGCGCGCGGTGCGCTATCTGATCGAGGCGGATTACGTCACGGGGGCGATCCTGATCGTGGATGGCGGGCATCATCTGGTGTGA
- a CDS encoding cold shock domain-containing protein, with protein MPFADKLLTCEKCGRPFVFTVTEQRRMVEAGQPLVEPTMCPRCRAEAAKPKRKLEPGQVYEGRVKWFNPEKGYGFIRCEDGTEIFFHRTGIARPGLILEANQPVTFEVEITPKGPQAVRVTPVPDPAASLPESQRSTPSAG; from the coding sequence ATGCCTTTTGCGGATAAGCTCCTGACATGTGAGAAATGCGGGCGTCCCTTTGTGTTCACTGTTACCGAACAGCGGCGCATGGTGGAGGCCGGTCAGCCGCTGGTCGAGCCGACCATGTGCCCCCGATGCCGCGCCGAGGCGGCCAAACCGAAGCGGAAGCTGGAGCCTGGGCAGGTCTATGAAGGCCGGGTGAAGTGGTTCAACCCGGAGAAGGGCTACGGGTTCATCCGCTGTGAGGATGGCACGGAGATCTTCTTCCATCGGACCGGGATTGCTCGCCCCGGGCTGATCCTGGAGGCGAATCAGCCGGTGACGTTCGAGGTCGAGATCACCCCGAAGGGGCCCCAGGCCGTTCGGGTGACGCCCGTTCCCGATCCGGCGGCCTCTCTCCCGGAATCGCAACGCTCCACCCCCTCAGCAGGGTAG
- a CDS encoding acetamidase/formamidase family protein, whose amino-acid sequence MARTHLFPADRVHYVWNHALPPAMEIDPGDTVIYELRDVTDNQITPASTAEDLTRLDWSRVYPLAGPLYIKGAQPGDVLEVEIVDLHPKGWGWTGIIPGFGLLTEEFEQPYLKIWDLSPGDHTFFREDIRIPLDPFCGTMGVAPREPGEHPVMPPGPFGGNMDIRHLTKGARLFLPVQVEGALFSVGDAHAAQGDGEVCVTAIEAPMYAVLRFQLHKGRSIEEPQFLCPRPLTAKYDEKGYYATTGIAPDLMVAAKKAVRSMIDHIAHTYRMSREDAYILASVVVDLKISEVVDKPNWIVTAYLPLSIFQ is encoded by the coding sequence ATGGCCCGAACCCATCTGTTCCCAGCGGATCGCGTCCACTATGTGTGGAATCACGCCCTTCCCCCCGCCATGGAGATCGACCCTGGAGACACGGTGATCTATGAGCTGCGGGATGTCACAGACAACCAGATCACCCCCGCCTCCACGGCGGAAGATCTCACTCGCCTGGATTGGAGCCGGGTTTACCCTCTGGCCGGCCCGCTCTACATCAAGGGAGCCCAACCGGGGGATGTGCTGGAGGTGGAGATTGTGGATCTCCATCCGAAAGGCTGGGGGTGGACCGGGATCATCCCCGGCTTCGGGCTCCTAACGGAGGAATTCGAACAGCCCTATCTCAAGATCTGGGATCTATCCCCTGGAGATCACACCTTTTTCCGTGAGGACATCCGCATCCCCCTGGATCCCTTCTGTGGCACGATGGGAGTGGCCCCGCGGGAACCCGGCGAGCACCCGGTGATGCCTCCTGGCCCCTTCGGTGGGAACATGGATATCCGACATCTCACAAAAGGCGCCCGCCTTTTCCTTCCTGTGCAGGTGGAGGGCGCTCTGTTCTCCGTTGGGGATGCCCACGCCGCCCAGGGGGACGGCGAGGTCTGTGTCACCGCCATCGAGGCCCCCATGTATGCAGTCCTCCGTTTCCAGCTTCATAAAGGGCGGTCGATCGAGGAACCCCAGTTCCTTTGCCCCAGGCCGCTGACCGCCAAATACGACGAGAAGGGTTATTATGCCACCACCGGCATCGCCCCTGATCTCATGGTGGCGGCGAAGAAGGCGGTCCGATCCATGATCGACCATATCGCGCACACTTATCGGATGAGCCGGGAGGACGCCTACATCCTGGCCAGCGTGGTGGTGGACCTGAAGATCAGCGAGGTGGTGGATAAGCCCAACTGGATTGTCACCGCCTACCTGCCCCTCAGCATCTTCCAGTGA
- a CDS encoding NAD(P)-binding domain-containing protein: protein MLPFIHAEQIRQALPMRRAVEAMREAFIAFSEGRAHIPQRIQIPIPERDGITLIMPGYIPPRELGLKVVSVFPHNPERGLPAISALVLMLDPETGAPMALLDGTFLTAWRTGAASGLATDLLARPDATSLALIGAGAQARTQLLAVCAVRPIHRIRVYSRTPERARKWIEEMRGQEGVPEDITLAPTPEAAVAEADIVCTATNSSTPVFDGRSLRPGTHINAIGSFTLQMRELDEETFRRASRVVVDSRVAALVEAGEVVWAIQQGILQEQDLIELGEIAAGRRPGRRSPEEITLFKSVGLAVQDLVAARWVLEAVR, encoded by the coding sequence GTGCTTCCGTTCATCCATGCGGAACAGATCCGCCAGGCGCTGCCGATGCGCCGCGCGGTGGAAGCGATGCGCGAGGCGTTCATTGCCTTCAGCGAAGGGCGCGCCCATATCCCCCAGCGGATTCAGATCCCCATCCCCGAGCGCGATGGCATCACCCTGATCATGCCCGGCTACATCCCGCCCCGGGAACTGGGCCTGAAAGTGGTTTCGGTCTTCCCCCATAACCCGGAACGCGGCCTTCCTGCGATTTCCGCCCTGGTGCTGATGCTGGATCCGGAAACCGGAGCGCCGATGGCCCTGCTCGACGGGACCTTCCTCACGGCATGGCGCACGGGCGCCGCCTCGGGGCTGGCCACGGACCTGCTGGCCCGCCCGGATGCCACATCCCTGGCCCTCATCGGCGCGGGGGCCCAGGCCCGCACACAGCTTCTCGCGGTCTGCGCGGTTCGCCCGATCCATCGGATCCGGGTCTACAGCCGCACCCCCGAACGGGCCCGGAAATGGATCGAGGAGATGCGGGGACAGGAGGGGGTTCCCGAAGATATCACCCTCGCGCCCACCCCGGAGGCCGCCGTTGCGGAAGCGGATATCGTATGCACCGCCACCAATTCCTCCACTCCGGTCTTCGACGGCCGATCCCTGCGGCCGGGGACCCACATCAACGCCATCGGGTCCTTCACCCTGCAGATGCGGGAGCTGGATGAAGAGACGTTCCGCCGGGCTTCACGGGTAGTGGTGGATTCCCGGGTCGCGGCCCTGGTGGAGGCGGGCGAGGTCGTGTGGGCCATCCAGCAGGGGATCCTTCAGGAGCAGGATTTAATCGAACTGGGGGAAATCGCAGCCGGGCGTCGACCCGGACGCCGCAGCCCGGAGGAGATCACCCTGTTCAAATCGGTGGGGCTGGCCGTGCAGGACCTGGTGGCCGCTCGCTGGGTCCTTGAAGCCGTCCGCTGA
- a CDS encoding saccharopine dehydrogenase family protein, producing MFRYAVIGTGMQGTAAAYDLARFGDAKEIWLADRDPVRAEEAAQRLNRLLGRSLVRPIALDARDEKAVVEFLRPIDAAISAVPYRLNPLVARAAIEARTSLCDLGGHTPTTWEILTLDEAARGAGISLIPDCGLMPGLGNTLAVYAMRRMDGPRHVRIWCGGLPQRPRGPLGYRLFFNIAGLTAEYTGKAVFLRQGRIVEVEALTEPETLTFPPPVGTCEAFVTSGGTSTCPWTFQGVLETYEEKTVRYPGHLERIRLLAELGFLETDPIEIDGIPVIPREVFHRLVEPRLQFPEDPADVVVLRVTCEGTHQGQTMEITLELMDFYDPETGFTAMERTTGWHAAIVAGMMARGETPKGAIPLERAVDPERFVAEWLRRGIPIQETVRRPLRADPP from the coding sequence ATGTTTCGCTACGCGGTCATCGGCACCGGGATGCAGGGCACCGCAGCGGCCTACGACCTGGCCCGCTTCGGGGACGCGAAGGAAATCTGGCTCGCAGATCGCGATCCGGTCCGGGCGGAGGAAGCGGCTCAGCGCCTGAACCGCCTGCTCGGGCGATCCCTCGTCCGCCCGATCGCCCTCGATGCGCGCGATGAGAAGGCGGTGGTGGAATTCCTTCGCCCCATCGACGCCGCTATCAGCGCGGTTCCTTATCGGCTCAACCCGCTCGTGGCTCGCGCGGCGATCGAGGCTCGAACCTCTCTGTGCGACCTGGGCGGGCACACGCCGACGACCTGGGAGATCCTCACCCTGGATGAAGCGGCCCGCGGGGCGGGGATCTCCCTCATCCCGGATTGCGGGTTAATGCCCGGTCTGGGGAACACCCTGGCGGTTTACGCCATGCGCCGGATGGATGGGCCCCGGCATGTGCGGATCTGGTGCGGTGGCCTCCCCCAACGCCCTAGGGGACCCCTGGGGTATCGGTTGTTTTTCAACATCGCGGGCCTTACCGCAGAATACACCGGGAAGGCAGTCTTCCTCCGCCAGGGTCGTATCGTGGAAGTCGAGGCCCTCACCGAGCCTGAAACCCTCACCTTTCCCCCGCCGGTCGGCACCTGCGAGGCCTTCGTCACCTCGGGGGGGACCTCTACCTGCCCCTGGACCTTCCAGGGTGTCCTGGAGACCTATGAAGAGAAAACCGTCCGCTACCCCGGTCACCTGGAGCGGATCCGCTTGCTGGCCGAGCTGGGGTTCCTGGAAACCGACCCGATTGAAATCGACGGAATCCCGGTGATCCCCCGCGAGGTGTTCCATCGGCTGGTGGAGCCTCGCCTTCAGTTCCCGGAGGATCCGGCAGATGTGGTGGTGCTCCGGGTGACCTGTGAGGGAACTCACCAGGGTCAGACGATGGAGATCACGCTGGAACTGATGGACTTCTATGATCCGGAGACCGGCTTCACCGCGATGGAGCGGACCACCGGATGGCACGCGGCCATCGTGGCCGGGATGATGGCCCGTGGGGAAACCCCCAAAGGGGCGATCCCCCTTGAACGGGCGGTTGACCCGGAGCGCTTCGTGGCGGAATGGCTTCGCCGCGGCATTCCGATCCAGGAGACGGTGCGACGGCCGCTCCGGGCCGATCCTCCATAA